A part of Salvelinus sp. IW2-2015 linkage group LG16, ASM291031v2, whole genome shotgun sequence genomic DNA contains:
- the cp gene encoding LOW QUALITY PROTEIN: ceruloplasmin (The sequence of the model RefSeq protein was modified relative to this genomic sequence to represent the inferred CDS: deleted 2 bases in 1 codon): MGSSTASLFLLLGCFTTVFCITREYFIGIQEIQWDYAPTGKNIILNKLLKEDEHAATFLVRGPQRIGSVYKKAVYLQYTDATYIKEITKPKWLGFLGPVMSAEEGDVIKVHLKNMASRAYSIHSHGIMYNKTSEGALYPDETTDAEKHDDRVDPGKSYTYVWVLSDTHAPTKEDTNCLARAYHSHLHAPQDIASGLVGPLIICKKGTLDVYGDKAADYSYVLMFTVSDENMSWYLDDNIKTYCTQPSTAANSPQQPSTAANSPQQPSTGANSPQQPSTAANSPQQPSTAANSPQQPSTGANSPQQPSTKVDKDDEAFQESNLMHSINGFVYGNLPDLSMCVGNKIHWHLIGMGNEVDVHSVFFHGQILTNLGHHTDAVSLFPATFTNVEMTADNPGHWLLSCQVNDHLMAGMQALFEVKKCFPAVHKPRPSGEVREYFIAAEEVLWDYAPSQVNHGTGKPLNTDGDSETFFQRGNDRIGGKYKKVQYKEYTDKTFTVQKERTPEELHLGILGPVIRAEEEDTIKVVFQNKASRPFSMQPHGVQYSVEQSGTLYYNELEESYTAKKLREIKKETRTVTPPPAALVKPGTTHTYEWVVPKGGGPVVDDADCITYFYYSAVDPVKDTSSGLVGPLLVCKKKTLKKGKQKNVNKEFHMLATVFDENLSWFLDDNINQFTKAPKTVNKEDEDFQESNKMHSINGYMYGNLPGLTMCKGDKVSWHLSGLGSEADIHGLYFEGNRFIYRETRRDVMNVFPHISHTVMMEPDSMGQFEVVCRTTDHYQGGMRANYTVQKCSMFNRQSEIMLHSKTYYIAAIEIDWDYSPNRTWEQEMYHGLIQSPGNDFIDKQGKFIGSIYKKVVYREFTNNKFTKQKERSADMQHLGILGPMIHADIWTKSIIVFNMRTRTVLIHAHGVKTDVPQVKETKPGETQTYTLVCPKTAGPTDKQETCSVGAYYSQSTSTKDLYSGLIGPLVICRRSYARTFGLKKEVEEFALLFMVFDENESWYLDDNIKTNIKTPTRNIKEDEDFIESNKMHGINGQLYGNLLGLNMEVGDKVYWYLMGMGNEIDIHTAHFHGHSFDYKLSGGSHRADVFGLFPGTFQTVKMKPTYPGSWLLHCHVADHIKAGMVTVYKVTEKEKKGFFG, encoded by the exons ATGGGGAGTTCTACAGCGAGCCTGTTCCTTCTACTGGGCTGCTTCACCACCGTGTTCTGTATCACACGGGAATATTTTATCGGGATTCAGGAGATTCAGTGGGATTACGCTCCCACTGGGAAAAACATCATCCTCAACAAACTGCTGAAGGAAGATGA ACACGCTGCTACGTTCCTGGTGCGCGGGCCCCAGCGGATCGGCAGCGTGTACAAGAAAGCAGTTTACCTGCAGTACACTGACGCCACCTACATAAAGGAGATAACCAAGCCCAAGTGGCTGGGCTTCCTGGGCCCTGTGATGTCGGCTGAGGAAGGGGACGTGATCAAGGTCCATCTGAAGAACATGGCCAGTAGGGCCTACTCCATCCACTCCCATGGAATCATGTACAACAAGACCAGTGAGG GTGCTCTGTACCCGGACGAGACGACGGATGCGGAGAAACATGACGACCGGGTGGATCCTGGGAAGAGCTACACTTACGTGTGGGTCCTGAGCGACACCCACGCCCCCACCAAGGAGGACACCAACTGCCTGGCACGCGCCTATCACTCCCACCTCCACGCACCCCAAGACATCGCCTCAGGACTTGTAGGACCCCTCATCATCTGTAAAAAAG GTACCCTGGATGTCTATGGTGACAAGGCAGCAGACTACTCGTACGTCCTGATGTTCACTGTGTCGGACGAGAACATGAGCTGGTACCTGGATGACAACATCAAGACCTACTGCACTCAGCCATCAACAGCAGCCAATAGCCCCCAACAGCCATCAACAGCAGCCAATAGCCCACAACAGCCATCAACAGGAGCCAATAGCCCACAACAGCCATCAACAGCAGCCAATAGCCCACAACAGCCATCAACAGCAGCCAATAGCCCACAACAGCCATCAACAGGAGCCAATAGCCCACAACAGCCATCAACTAAAGTAGACAAAGATGACGAAGCCTTCCAGGAGAGCAACCTGATGCACT CGATCAATGGCTTTGTGTACGGCAACCTGCCTGATCTGAGCATGTGTGTCGGAAACAAGATCCACTGGCACCTGATCGGCATGGGCAACGAGGTGGACGTCCATtcagtgttcttccatggccagatCCTGACCAACCTTGGTCACCACACAGACGCGGTCAGCTTATTCCCAGCCACGTTCACCAATGTGGAGATGACCGCTGACAACCCTGGTCACTGGCTGCTGAGCTGCCAGGTCAACGACCACCTGATGG CGGGCATGCAGGCCCTCTTTGAGGTAAAGAAGTGTTTCCCCGCCGTCCACAAGCCGCGGCCCAGCGGGGAGGTGAGGGAGTACTTCATCGCTGCCGAGGAGGTGCTGTGGGACTACGCCCCCTCACAGGTCAACCACGGCACAGGGAAACCTCTGAACACAGACGG TGATTCAGAGACGTTCTTCCAGAGAGGTAACGATCGTATTGGGGGGAAATATAAAAAGGTCCAGTACAAGGAGTACACAGACAAAACCTTCACCGTGCAAAAGGAGAGAACACCTGAGGAGTTGCACCTAGGGATTCTGG GTCCTGTGATCAGGGCTGAGGAGGAAGACACCATCAAGGTGGTGTTTCAGAACAAGGCCAGCCGTCCTTTCTCCATGCAGCCACATGGAGTGCAGTACAGCGTCGAGCAGTCAGGGACTCTCTACTATAACGAACTGGAAG AATCCTACACTGCCAAAAAACTCAGAGAAATCAAGAAGGAGACGA GAACTGTAACCCCTCCCCCGGCAGCGCTGGTCAAACCAGGCACCACCCACACCTATGAGTGGGTGGTCCCTAAGGGGGGCGGGCCGGTGGTGGACGATGCAGACTGCATTACATACTTCTACTACTCAGCCGTGGAccctgtcaaagacaccagctcCGGCCTTGTTGGACCCCTCCTGGTCTGCAAAAAAAAGACCCTCAAAAAAGGGAAACAG AAAAACGTGAACAAGGAGTTCCACATGCTGGCTACAGTGTTTGATGAGAACCTGAGCTGGTTTCTGGATGACAACATTAACCAGTTTACCAAGGCTCCTAAAACTGTCAACAAGGAGGACGAGGACTTCCAGGAATCTAACAAAATGCACT CGATCAATGGCTACATGTATGGGAACCTTCCAGGACTGACCATGTGTAAGGGGGACAAGGTGTCTTGGCACCTGTCTGGCCTGGGCTCTGAGGCTGATATTCACGGCCTATACTTTGAAGGGAACAGGTTCATCTACAGAGAGACACGCAGAGACGTCATGAATGTGTTCCCTCACATCTCCCACACTGTCATGATGGAGCCAGACAGCATGG GTCAGTTTGAGGTGGTGTGCAGGACGACGGACCATTACCAGGGAGGTATGAGGGCCAACTACACCGTGCAGAAGTGTAGTATGTTCAACAGGCAGTCAGAGATCATGCTCCACTCTAAGACCTACTACATTGCTGCCATTGAGATAGACTGGGACTACTCCCCCAACCGGACCTGGGAGCAGGAGATGTACCATGGCCTCATACAGAG TCCAGGAAATGATTTCATTGATAAACAGGGTAAGTTCATCGGCTCCATATACAAGAAAGTTGTGTACAGGGAGTTCACCAACAATAAATTCACCAAACAGAAGGAGAGATCTGCAGACATGCAACACCTGGGGATCCTGG GCCCTATGATCCATGCAGACATTTGG ACAAAGTCAATTATAGTCTTCAACATGCGCACAAGAACGGTACTCATTCACGCACATGGGGTGAAGACAGACGTACCACAAGTCAAAGAAACTAAGCCAG GtgaaacacagacatacacattgGTATGTCCCAAGACAGCTGGGCCTACAGACAAACAGGAGACATGCAGTGTGGGAGCTTATTACTCACAGTCGACGTCAACAA AA GACCTGTACAGCGGTCTAATTGGTCCCCTAGTGATATGTAGGCGGAGCTATGCGAGAACATTTGGACTGAAGAAGGAAGTGGAAGAGTTCGCTCTCCTCTTCATGGTGTTTGATGAGAACGAGTCCTGGTACCTGGACGACAACATCAAAACAAACATCAAGACACCCACCAGGAACATCAAAGAGGATGAGGACTTCATCGAGAGCAATAAAATGCACG GCATCAACGGGCAGCTGTATGGAAACCTGCTGGGACTGAACATGGAAGTGGGGGACAAGGTGTACTGGTACCTGATGGGGATGGGCAACGAGATCGACATCCACACTGCCCACTTCCACGGGCACAGCTTTGACTATAAG CTGAGTGGAGGGTCCCACCGTGCAGATGTGTTTGGCCTGTTCCCAGGCACCTTCCAGACGGTGAAGATGAAACCGACGTACCCTGGCTCCTGGCTGCTGCACTGCCACGTCGCAGACCACATTAAGGCCGGCATGGTAACAGTCTACAAAGTCACTGAGAAAG AAAAGAAGGGCTTTTTTGGATGA